The proteins below come from a single Aegilops tauschii subsp. strangulata cultivar AL8/78 chromosome 6, Aet v6.0, whole genome shotgun sequence genomic window:
- the LOC109758183 gene encoding F-box protein At5g03100-like, translating to MPPRKKRKSAPALTVVSAPDHISALPDSMLHHVLSFLPVQAAVRTCVLARRWRHLWRSTTGLRIVGFDDKKHLQHLRNFMHHLLVLRERTDLDTVEIKLGVFVEEDQTHVNLWTRFAVMCRARALTLHVNGPLRLDMDDLPLVSRHLRTLDLHDVDLPKSFIDFAGCPALEGLKMNLCSVSVGRISSCSLRHLSITGCHFGLGRWVIVSAPGLVSLTLKLVGLSDTKTPCLESMASLETARVYLGLNCADVCLNYDDYGHFCGANDKACNNCVPIKDDGSGDAVLLGGISGAKHLELRSQPRKFIFARDLKHCPTFSKLKSLLLNEYWCEAPGLDPLLCILKNSPVLEKLTLQLFSVGPNNKLHLKGSYKSMERPSAISRHLNIVEVKCDVVEERIYKVIKLLCAALNIREQTNDTFHAL from the exons ATGCCTCCTAGGAAGAAGCGCAAGAGCGCGCCGGCGCTGACTGTGGTGAGCGCCCCGGACCACATCAGCGCCCTCCCCGACAGCATGCTCCACCACGTGCTCTCCTTCCTCCCGGTTCAGGCGGCCGTGCGGACGTGCGTGCTCGCCCGGCGCTGGCGCCACCTCTGGAGGTCCACCACCGGCCTGCGCATCGTCGGGTTCGACGACAAGAAGCACCTCCAGCACCTCCGGAACTTCATGCACCACCTGCTGGTCCTGCGTGAGCGCACCGATCTAGACACCGTCGAGATCAAGCTCGGTGTATTCGTGGAAGAAGACCAGACTCACGTGAACCTATGGACCCGCTTCGCCGTGATGTGCAGAGCCCGGGCGCTCACCCTCCATGTCAACGGCCCTCTACGCCTCGACATGGACGACCTGCCTCTCGTCTCTCGGCATCTCAGAACGTTGGACCTTCACGATGTAGACCTACCAAAGAGTTTTATTGATTTCGCTGGCTGCCCAGCGTTGGAGGGTCTGAAGATGAACCTCTGCAGCGTCAGCGTCGGCAGGATATCGTCCTGTTCCCTGAGGCATCTGAGCATCACCGGCTGCCACTTCGGCTTGGGTCGCTGGGTGATCGTTTCTGCTCCGGGCCTCGTCTCTCTGACCCTGAAACTAGTCGGATTGTCGGACACTAAAACGCCTTGCCTTGAGAGCATGGCGTCGCTAGAGACGGCGCGTGTTTATCTTGGCCTTAACTGCGCGGATGTATGTTTGAATTACGACGACTATGGTCATTTCTGTGGAGCTAATGATAAAGCATGTAACAATTGTGTTCCCATTAAGGATGATGGCAGCGGCGATGCTGTGCTTCTGGGTGGTATCTCAGGTGCTAAACATCTTGAGCTGAGATCTCAACCTAGAAAG TTCATTTTCGCAAGAGATTTGAAACACTGCCCTACATTCAGCAAGCTAAAGAGTTTACTACTCAACGAGTACTGGTGCGAGGCTCCTGGTTTGGATCCACTGCTTTGCATTCTGAAAAACTCACCAGTTCTGGAGAAACTTACTCTTCAACTTTTTTCCGTG GGACCAAATAATAAACTGCATTTGAAAGGAAGCTACAAATCAATGGAGAGACCGTCTGCAATATCACGGCACCTTAACATAGTTGAAGTCAAGTGTGATGTGGTCGAGGAGAGGATTTATAAAGTTATCAAGTTACTGTGTGCTGCGCTTAACATACGTGAGCAAACTAATGACACTTTCCATGCTCTCTAG
- the LOC109758182 gene encoding cold shock domain-containing protein 4, with the protein MAMEARMKGTVKWFNDTKGFGFISPDDGSEDLFVHQSSIKADGFRSLAEGEVVEFAVSEGDDGRTKAVDVTGPDGSFVQGGAGGGGGGFGSRGGGGSRGGGGFGGRGGDGSGGYGGGYGGGGSGGWGGQRRSGGGGAGGACFKCGEPGHMARDCSVNGPAGGGGGGGCYKCGEQGHIARDCFNGGAGGGGGGYGGGGGGNCYSCGEPGHIARDCPTSSGFGGGGGGRFGGGGGGGGDRTCYHCGETGHISRDCTK; encoded by the coding sequence ATGGCGATGGAGGCGCGGATGAAGGGGACGGTCAAGTGGTTCAACGACACCAAGGGGTTCGGCTTCATCTCCCCCGACGACGGCAGCGAGGACCTCTTCGTGCACCAGTCCTCCATCAAGGCCGACGGCTTCCGCTCGCTGGCCGAGGGCGAGGTGGTCGAGTTCGCCGTCTCGGAGGGCGACGACGGCCGCACCAAGGCCGTCGACGTCACCGGCCCCGACGGATCCTTCGTGcagggcggcgcgggcggcggcgggggcggcttcggatcccgcggcggcggcggatctcgcGGCGGCGGGGGCTTCGGCGGCCGCGGCGGGGACGGATCTGGCGGGTACGGAGGTGGGTATGGCGGTGGTGGCAGCGGCGGCTGGGGCGGCCAGAGGAGATCCGGCGGTGGAGGCGCCGGTGGGGCCTGCTTCAAGTGCGGGGAGCCTGGCCACATGGCCAGGGACTGCTCGGTCAACGGCCccgctggtggcggcggcggcggcggctgctacAAGTGCGGCGAGCAAGGCCACATCGCCAGGGACTGCTTcaacggcggcgccggcggaggaggcggcggctacggcggcggcggcggcggtaaCTGCTACAGCTGCGGCGAGCCGGGCCACATCGCGAGGGACTGCCCCACCAGCAGCGGCtttggcgggggcggcggcgggaggttcggcggaggaggcggcggcggcggcgaccgcaCCTGCTACCACTGCGGCGAGACCGGCCACATCTCCCGCGACTGCACCAAGTGA